A stretch of DNA from Phycisphaerae bacterium:
TCAATAGCGCCCGGATCCCGCCGGGCGGCTACAGGACGGTAACCGTCCAGGTCACAACCTCCGCGCAGACCGCCCGCGTCTATGCCAGCGGCTCAGCCGTTGCGGCCGGTGGTGTTACCCTGCAGGTCAGCGGCAAGTACGGCGTCGAGCAGTTCAGCTTCGGCTCCGGTACGAGCTTCTCTGAGGTCGCCAACGCCATCAACCAGTCGAAGGCCCTCACCGGCGTCTCGGCCAGCTTCAGCGCTACCGGCGGCGGAACCCTGATGTTCAACAGCACGGATTACGGTTCCGAGGCGTTCGTAACCGTCCAGACCATCCAGGGCACCACCCTCGCGGTCAGCGGCGGCGACAGCACCTACGGCGACCACGGTGTCGACGTCGGATTGACCATCAACGGCGCCCAGGCCGTTACCAAGGGTCTCGACGCGTCGCTGCACACCACCGTGCTCGACCTTGACCTTACTCTCGACGCGGGCTTTGCTCAGCAAACGGTTCTCAGCAAGACGTTCTACATCAACGGTGGTGGTGCTGATTTCAGCATCGCTCCGACCCTCGGGTTGAACGCCACCGCCAGTCTGGGCATCCAGAACGTGGCAACGGGCAATCTGGGCAAGGGAGGCCTTGGTTACCTGTCCAGCCTTGGCAGAGGTCAGGACAACGACATGGCATCGGGCAACTTCGCGGTCGCTCAGCGAATCATCCGACAGGCCAACGAGCAGATCTCCAGCCTGAGAGGCCGTCTGGGTGCGTTCTCGAAGAACACCCTGACGTCGGCATACAACGCCCTGGCCGTCGCTCTGGAAAACACCTCGGCGGCCGAGAGCGCCATTCGCGATACGGACTTCGCGAGAGAAACCAGCGAATTGACGAGAGCCCAGATTCTGGTCAATGCGGCAACCTCCACGTTGCAGCTCGCAAACGCGCAGCCGCGAAACGTGCTGGCTCTGCTCGGCGGTTGATCAGACCATGGACCGGTGATATGAGCCGGCTCCGACGGGCAAGCCTGTCCGCTAACTGAACTCAAACGGGACCAAATAGCGGTCGAACGCGACGAGAGTCGCGCTCGGCCGCTTTCTATTGGCCGAGCCGGGACTGCCGCCGAAAAATATCGGACCTTCAAACAACCGACCGCTTGTCCCTCTGACGTCCGATATCCGCTTGCAGGCTTCCGGTTCTGAAATAATCCTCCGTTAACGCGGGCCAATAACTAAAGGATGCACCCGTTCCCTGTCGAAATGCCGATTGTCCCCATCGGACCCGTTCTTCAGGACGGAATCCAAGGAGGTGCGAAGGAGGAGTCGTCGGTTGCCGGCCAACGGGTCGGCAGCAGCCCGCCGCGGATGGCGGGAGGTCGATCGGGAGGATCGATCTGGACGATGCGGCTCTTGCCTTCGCGGCCGCAGGGCCGCCACGGCAGGCCTGCCCCAAAGGGAGGAATCCCTTGCGGACAGGTGGAGTCATCGCTGGGACACCACGTCCCGGCCTCGGAGCGCAAGGTCGCGCTCCCGGCGTAGCAGGCTTTCCTGGCCCGCTCGCGCGTCACGGAGGATGCCATGCGTATCAACACCAACGTCGCCGCCATCGCGACAACCAACCGCCTGATCAACAACCAGGACGACCTCAACATCCGCTTGGAGCGGCTCAGCACCGGGTTGAGGATCAATCGCGGAGCGGATGATCCTGCCGGGCTGATCGCTTCCGAGGTCCTTCGCAGCCAGATCAGGGGAATCAGCCAGGCCGTCGAGAACTCCCAGCGGGCTATGAATGTCATCAGCGTTGCTGAGGCGGCCCTTAACGAGGTATCGTCACTCATTCTCGACCTGCGCAGCCTCATCGTTCACGCCGCGAATGAAGGGGCGATCAGTCAGTCTGAAATCGAGGCCGATCAGCTCCAGATCGACTCAATTCTCGAAGCTATCGATCGAATCGCGAATACCACGACTTTTGCCGGCCGCAAGCTCATCGACGGCAGTCTCTCCTACACCGTCTCGGGTCTGCATACCTCCGCAATCGCCCGGGCGATGCTCTTCGGGGCCAGAGTGCCTGATTACGGCGCTACCCATGTCACTGTCTCCGTGATCCAGTCGGCGCAGACCGCGCAGTTGGTCTATGCCGGCAGCTCGATCGGTTACAACGTGACACTCGAGCTCCAGGGAACCCTTGGCACCGAAATCGTGGCCATTACCAGCGGCTCCAGCGTGGAGCAAATCGCCGCGAATATCAACGCCAGCACCGTTGTCACCGGAGTCTCCGCAACCGTCAGCGGGACGGGCGCTAACGCGCGGCTTCTGCTCAATAGCGTCGAGTTTGGCGAAAGAGCCTTTGTGTCGGTCCAGCCCCTGGAGGGCAATTTCATCGTGGCCGAAGGTGCCAGGATTCAGGACAACGGCCAGGACGCCGGTGTGCTCATCAACGGGCAAGTGGCTGCGTTCGATGCCTTGACCGGCCTGCTCCGGGCCAATGGCCTTGACATGGAAATCGAGCTGACCGTGGCGGGTGCGACGACGATTGCCAGCACGGATTTCTACATCACCGGCGGCGGAGCAACCTTCCAGATCGGACCGGATGTCAATCCCGGAGGCCAGATTTCCATTGGTATCCCGTCCATCGGTACCGCTCACCTGGGCGATGTCCAGAATGGCTTCCTCAACACGATTCGCGGGGCCGGTCGGAACTCGATCGTCGGCGGTCACTGCGCCGAGGCCGAAAGGGTGGTCACCAAGGCCCTCAATCAGATTGCCGTCTTACGCGGTCGACTCGGATCGCTCCAACGCAATCAGATCGAAACCAACATGAACAGCCAACGGGTGGCCCTTGAGAACGTTATGGCGTCGGAGTCGGCCATTCGTGATGCCGATATCGCAACCGAGGTTGCCAATCTGACCCGTGCCCAGATCCTGGTGCAGAGTACCTCCACGGTCTTGGGTATCGCCAACCAGTTGCCTAGAAACGTGCTCTCTTTGCTGCAGGGCTAGGGCCCCTGCGGTGGGTGAGCATGCCCCAATTACGTACTGTCCGATAATCTTCAGTCCGGCAGGTCGAACCGGCTGGTTCTGATCCTGAGAAGCCGTCGTATCTCCACCGCTTAACGGTGAAGATCCTTCTATCGCAACACCGATGAATACGTAGACCAGTAGTAGTCTGCGCGCAAACGACGGAGGTCGCCTGATGGGTACGATTTCAACAGGGGTGGGGCTGGTTTCCGGACTGAATATCCAGGATATTGTCAGCCAGCTCATCGAGATCGAGAGCCGCCCGATCAAACGCCTCGAGCAGCGCGTCACGGACACCCAGGCACGGCAGACCGCCTACACCGAGCTCAGCGCCTTGCTGCTCGGAGCCAAGGGCCTGATCCACACTTTTGTGTTGCCTTCGGCCTTCAAGGTCAAGAGCGCCACCAGCTCCAACGAAAGCGTCTTGACGGCCACCGCCAAGACAACGGCAAGCACGGGCAGATACAGCTTCCTCGTCAAGTCGCTGGCAACCTCCCATCAGGTCGTGTCCTCCGGGTTTGCTGATCCCGACCGGACCCCTGTCGGAGCCGGGACCCTCATTTTTGCCCCCTCCCAGGCGCGAGTGGATCCCAAGACGGCCGTTTCCACGCTGAACGGTTTCAACGGGATCCGGCGGGGGATGGTCCGGATTACGGATCGAAGCGGGGCTTCGGCCGACGTTGACCTCCGAGCGCCGACCAGTGTCGCCGACATCCTCAATGCGATCAATTCCCAGACCGGAATCAGCGTCAAGGCCGAGGTGGATGGAGGCCGAATCGTCATCACCGACACGACGGGCCTGTCTTCGGGAAATCTCGTCATCTCCGATCTGTCAGGCGGCGGCGCGGCAAGCGATATGGGTATCGCCGGCACCTTCTCCTCCGGCCGGGCCGTCGGGAAGGACATGTTGTGGATGACCGCCACGACGCGCCTGACGGCCCTCAACGATGGTCTGGGAGTCCGGTCAAACGGCCTGCTTTCGGACCTGCGGTTCGAGCTGAAGGGCGGCGAGGTGTTTGAGGCCACTCTATCCGAAAACCTCCGCTTCACCATGAACCTGGCAATGCTCAATTCCGGCCTCGGCGTGCGCGCCGACGAAACCGGTCAGCGAGTCATCCGCATCACGAACCGGGCGGGCGCCGGCGCCGAGATTGATCTTTCGTCGGCTCAAACCTTGCAGGATGTGAGTAACGCGATCACGAATGCCGGGCTGTCGCTCGGCGTTTCCATATCCGGCAACAAACTGGTTATCACCGACAGGTCCGGAGGTACCGACCGCAACCTGCGGATCGAGGATGTCAAAGGTTACGCCGCCGCTGATCTCGGCATCACCGCGGACACCGCCGAGAGTGGGGTAACCGGTCGCGGAATCTATCGGATCGAGACGATTGGCGACGTGCTCCGTGCCATTCAGTACGCCGAGGGCAACAATGGCTACGTCACCGCTGCCCTATCGGCAGACGGCAAGGGAATCACCATCACCGACAACACCACGGGTCTTAACGACACGCTGGTTTCAGCGGTCAACGGATCGCTTGCGGCTTACGATCTGGGGTTGCTCGACTCGCGATCCGCGACCGAGCGGTCTTTCAGCGGCAGCACCTTCACCGGTAGCGATCTCCTGGGCGGCCTGAACACCGTCATGCTCAAGTCGCTCAAGGGAGGTGCGGGCGTGCGGGTCGGCCTGGTCGAATTCACGAGGGCAAGCGGAGAAGTGTTTTCCCTGGACTTCACAAGTGCCAAAACCCTCGCGGACGTGATCAACATCATCAACGCCGATGGCCGTTTGCACGCCGAGGTGGGCGTGAATGGGACCGAGATCGCGATCACCGACACGAGCGGTGCCACTGGGCCGATGTCTGCCGCCGGTTCTCTTGCCGAAGATCTGGGCCTGACGGATCGGGGCGGAGTGCTCGTCAGCGGCAACCTGAATCGCCAGTTCATTTCCGAAAACACTCTGCTGGCCTCACTACGCAACGGTAAGGGGATTCGTTACGGCCAGATCCGGTTGAGCGACAGCAGAGGCAATTCCGCCACGATCACCCTGAACGAGGATGTCCACCGGACGGTGGGCGACGTGCTGCGGGAAATCAATCGGTTGTTCGTCGGCGTCGAGGCCGGCATCAATGAGGATGGTGACGGTATCAAACTGGTGGATACCGCCGGGGGCACGCTGACCATGAGTGTAAGCGACGTGGCAGGGGGGGGCGCCGCCGCCGATCTGGGTATCAAGGGATCAGCCCAGAACGGCGAAATCACGTCCAGCTACCGTAGCAGAATCGAGGTGGACGCCGATGACACGCTGTACGACGTGGTCAGCAAGATCAACGATGCCAAAATCGGCGTTCAGGCGAACGTCATCAACGACGGATCCGCCTGGCAGCCTTATCGACTGACGCTCACCTCCCAAACCAGCGGGCTGGCAGGGCAAATGGCCCTCCATACCACGCCCGGCATGATGAAGCTGAATCTGCTCAGCGACGCCAGGGATGCGGTTGTCGTCGTCGGCGATCTGAACTCCTCCAGCGCAGTGGTGATGGCAAGCGGCAGCAACTCGATCAGCAATGCCATTCGCGGTGTCACGTTGAATCTGACCCAGACCAGCGACCTCCCCGTGACGGTCAACGTCCAAAACGATGTCGATACGGTTGTTGCGGGCATCAACGGCTTCGTCGAGGCTTTCAACCTCTTCGTGGATAAGGTCGCGGAGCTGACCAAGTTCGAAGCCGCCACCAATACGAGAGGCTTGCTGCTCGGTGATGGCACAACCATGCAGGTTCGCGATTCGCTCTACCGCGTCCTCTTGGCCAATGTCAACGATTCATCGCTCAAGTACACGAACGTGACCCAGGTGGGCTTGAAGCTGATGACCAAGAGCGGCGGAAAACTCCAGTTTGACGAAGAGAAGTTCCGACAGGCCTTCGAGGAAGACCCGGACGCCGTAAATGAGCTTTTCACTCGCATCGTCAAGAACAAGGAAGGAAAGTCTGTTCAGATCGGCATCGCCGGCCAACTCGATAGCCTGCTGTCGCGGCTGACCAGTAGCGTCGACGGGACATTGACCCTCCGTAACAAGAGCCTCCAGGATGAAATCGATCAATATGTCAAGCGGCAGGAGGAGCTTCAGGAGCGGATAGATGCCAAGGAAGCTCAACTGTACGCCAAGTTCTATGCCATGGAGACGGCCTTGTCTTCGCTTCAAAGCCAGCAGAGCGCATTGGCCGGCCTTGCCGCGTTGGTCAACTCGACAAAGACAAAATGATGCAGGAGGCGAAAGGACACGCCCCGAACGCCCGCCGGCGCATATTCTCGGACCATGTTCTCTGACTCCATCGCTATTGTCCTTGCCGTCATGGCGAATGAGTTGGCGCCGGGAGCTTCCCGGAAAGTGGTGAACCGCGCCCCGCGCGTAACCGATAACATCACCAACGATGAGCCGGGAACCGAATCCATACCTCCGAGACGCCATCCTGACCGCCAGCCCCGAGCAGCTCCAGCTGATGCTCTATGACGGGGCCATCCGGTTCACCCGACAGGGCATCAAGGCCATCGAGGACAAGAACTGGGAACAGTGCTTCAATGCATTCAACCGGGCTCAGCAGATCATCCTGGAAATGCTGAACGCTCTCAATTACGACGTTGACCGCGAGCTGTGCAAGCGGATGGCCGGCATCTATAACTTCATCTATCGCAAGCTCATAGAGGCCTGCTCTAGCCGCGAGCTGCAAGCTGCCAACGACGCCCTGGGATTACTGGAGTTCCAGCGGGAAACCTGGGTGATGCTGATAGAAAGGCTCAAGCAGGAACGCTCCGGCGTGAACTCGTCACAAGCCGGCGACGCCCAGTCCTCCAAGGTCGGCGAACAGACGGCCGCTCCCAGTTATGGGACGCTGTGTCTCGAAGGGTGATCCTCGGCCTGCCTTGACCGTCTTGAACCCCATCCATATAGTCCCAAACGACTTTTCTTGCATAGGCGGCCGTCGCCTGCCCGATGTCTTCTTGTGACGCCCGGAATGGGACGGCTGTTCAGGTGCTGGGACAGACGATCCTGGCCTTGGCCGTCCCGGAACCTTACGGCCAGGGATGTGGGCCGCTTGCGCTCATGTTTCCGGATCGTACCGCGCTATCTTTGCGGCCCGCAAAAAGGCGGTCCGCCTTGGGCAGGAGGCTTCATGATGGCGAAAGAAAACCCTGGGCCCCTTGGCGATGGGCTTCTGACAGGCTGCTTCTCGGAAAAGGCAGTGACAAAGGCTGCGCATGACCGACGGAAATCGCCTCCCCGGCTCACGCACTTCGTCGAACGCGTGAAGGCGGTTTCAGGTTCGCTGTTCTTTCTGATTGCCTGGACCATGCTCCAGTTGACACCGGCCCCCGCGCAGAATGTCGCGACAACGACGCAAGCCGAACCGCCTTCCGGGGCATTGGCCGGTTTGGCTGGAATATCGGAAGTGAAGCCGGGGATGTCAACCAAGGAGCTGATCGAGCTGGCTCGCCAATTGGCCCAATCCCACAGATGGGACGATGCGGAAAAGATACTCACCGAGGTGATCAGGCAGGAACCCCGCAATCTCTCGGCATACCAGTCGGCGGCTCAGATGTACGAGATTCGGGCGTCGGTCGTTCGGGCGGATGCTTCTCTCCCGGATGCGGCCGAGAAGAGCAACACGCTTATCGACCAGGCCGTCAAGACCTACACGGAATACGCCGGCCCGCTGGCATTGGAGATGGGGGACGTTGCCACGGCAGAGGAGATCTACAGGACCGTACTGCGATACGAGCGGCACAGGTACAATCCGCGGGCGCTGCTCGGAATCGCACGTGTCCTCCGGGCAAAGGGTAGCCCCGAGGCCATCGATCGCTACAAGACATACGTCAATCCTCGCATCTGCATGGACGGAGCTAAGGACCCGCAGGCTCACCTGGAATTGGGTAGGCTCCTTTATGAACGCAGATACTTGAATCAGGCCGTCAGCACGCTTGAAACGGCGAGATCGCTCGATCCTGAAAACCCTGAGATTCTCCTGGAACTCGCCCGAGCTTACCAGGAAACCGCGTTTCGCCCCAAGGCCTTGTCGGTGGCTCAGGAAGCGGTGAAGAAAAGCCCCGGCAACCCCGCCTATCGAAGCGTCCACGCGCAGATACTCCTTGCCCAGAGCGGGGTGCAACAAAAGGGAAACGCCATGTCCGACGAGGAGCGCCGGATGTTCAATGCCGCCCGGGCTGAAATCGAAGAAGCGGTCCGGCTGGCCCGTACCGGCCTCCAGGATGCACCGGCGGACATGACTCGCCTCGGGGTTCTCTCCGGGTGTTTGCAGGTTCAGCAGCAGATCCTGTCGATTGCGGCCGCCATCAACCCCGGGGATGTCCGTCTGGTGGTGGACTTGGCTCGGTGTCGCCAGGAACAGTCGGCAACCCAACATGCTCTTCAGCTTCACGGCGCCCTCAACGACTTGCTGCGTGCGCCACCGGCCGCCCGCGGAGATGCGTCCTACCTCGAGACGCTTGCCGATCTGCAGTTCCGCGTGCATCTGGTCACGGATGCTGAATTGACCTGCAAGGAACTGCTGACGTTGGATCCGAACAACGCTGTTGCCAAGCAGATTCTCGAAAAGGTCGCCGGGAGCAGCGGTATATCCCCCCCGGGACCGGGCGCCGCTCCTTCGAAATAGGCCATGAGACCTGCCTTTTCAACCTGCGGTTTCTTGTGTAAAATCACCATTTTGGCCCGGGGTGCCGGAGACGCCGATGGGTGATCGGCATATTTGCTCCCGGCGGTTGGTTCCAGCCTCTACAAGCGAAACCGCTGATTGTGATTCCGGGCGACCGGCGCGGCCCTG
This window harbors:
- a CDS encoding flagellin, which gives rise to MSRIMTNVSSLVAARILDSNNKMLNTSLERLSTGYRINRGKDDPAGLIASETLRGEIAAIKAAMDNTERADMVISVAEGGLQEISNLLVELESLVDTTANEAALGSAEVEANQLQIDSILDTINRIATSTEFQGKKLLNGTLDYTTSGVTIGPSGGSAIAALQINSARIPPGGYRTVTVQVTTSAQTARVYASGSAVAAGGVTLQVSGKYGVEQFSFGSGTSFSEVANAINQSKALTGVSASFSATGGGTLMFNSTDYGSEAFVTVQTIQGTTLAVSGGDSTYGDHGVDVGLTINGAQAVTKGLDASLHTTVLDLDLTLDAGFAQQTVLSKTFYINGGGADFSIAPTLGLNATASLGIQNVATGNLGKGGLGYLSSLGRGQDNDMASGNFAVAQRIIRQANEQISSLRGRLGAFSKNTLTSAYNALAVALENTSAAESAIRDTDFARETSELTRAQILVNAATSTLQLANAQPRNVLALLGG
- the fliS gene encoding flagellar export chaperone FliS; translation: MSREPNPYLRDAILTASPEQLQLMLYDGAIRFTRQGIKAIEDKNWEQCFNAFNRAQQIILEMLNALNYDVDRELCKRMAGIYNFIYRKLIEACSSRELQAANDALGLLEFQRETWVMLIERLKQERSGVNSSQAGDAQSSKVGEQTAAPSYGTLCLEG
- a CDS encoding flagellin gives rise to the protein MRINTNVAAIATTNRLINNQDDLNIRLERLSTGLRINRGADDPAGLIASEVLRSQIRGISQAVENSQRAMNVISVAEAALNEVSSLILDLRSLIVHAANEGAISQSEIEADQLQIDSILEAIDRIANTTTFAGRKLIDGSLSYTVSGLHTSAIARAMLFGARVPDYGATHVTVSVIQSAQTAQLVYAGSSIGYNVTLELQGTLGTEIVAITSGSSVEQIAANINASTVVTGVSATVSGTGANARLLLNSVEFGERAFVSVQPLEGNFIVAEGARIQDNGQDAGVLINGQVAAFDALTGLLRANGLDMEIELTVAGATTIASTDFYITGGGATFQIGPDVNPGGQISIGIPSIGTAHLGDVQNGFLNTIRGAGRNSIVGGHCAEAERVVTKALNQIAVLRGRLGSLQRNQIETNMNSQRVALENVMASESAIRDADIATEVANLTRAQILVQSTSTVLGIANQLPRNVLSLLQG
- the fliD gene encoding flagellar filament capping protein FliD; the protein is MGTISTGVGLVSGLNIQDIVSQLIEIESRPIKRLEQRVTDTQARQTAYTELSALLLGAKGLIHTFVLPSAFKVKSATSSNESVLTATAKTTASTGRYSFLVKSLATSHQVVSSGFADPDRTPVGAGTLIFAPSQARVDPKTAVSTLNGFNGIRRGMVRITDRSGASADVDLRAPTSVADILNAINSQTGISVKAEVDGGRIVITDTTGLSSGNLVISDLSGGGAASDMGIAGTFSSGRAVGKDMLWMTATTRLTALNDGLGVRSNGLLSDLRFELKGGEVFEATLSENLRFTMNLAMLNSGLGVRADETGQRVIRITNRAGAGAEIDLSSAQTLQDVSNAITNAGLSLGVSISGNKLVITDRSGGTDRNLRIEDVKGYAAADLGITADTAESGVTGRGIYRIETIGDVLRAIQYAEGNNGYVTAALSADGKGITITDNTTGLNDTLVSAVNGSLAAYDLGLLDSRSATERSFSGSTFTGSDLLGGLNTVMLKSLKGGAGVRVGLVEFTRASGEVFSLDFTSAKTLADVINIINADGRLHAEVGVNGTEIAITDTSGATGPMSAAGSLAEDLGLTDRGGVLVSGNLNRQFISENTLLASLRNGKGIRYGQIRLSDSRGNSATITLNEDVHRTVGDVLREINRLFVGVEAGINEDGDGIKLVDTAGGTLTMSVSDVAGGGAAADLGIKGSAQNGEITSSYRSRIEVDADDTLYDVVSKINDAKIGVQANVINDGSAWQPYRLTLTSQTSGLAGQMALHTTPGMMKLNLLSDARDAVVVVGDLNSSSAVVMASGSNSISNAIRGVTLNLTQTSDLPVTVNVQNDVDTVVAGINGFVEAFNLFVDKVAELTKFEAATNTRGLLLGDGTTMQVRDSLYRVLLANVNDSSLKYTNVTQVGLKLMTKSGGKLQFDEEKFRQAFEEDPDAVNELFTRIVKNKEGKSVQIGIAGQLDSLLSRLTSSVDGTLTLRNKSLQDEIDQYVKRQEELQERIDAKEAQLYAKFYAMETALSSLQSQQSALAGLAALVNSTKTK
- a CDS encoding tetratricopeptide repeat protein, which encodes MMAKENPGPLGDGLLTGCFSEKAVTKAAHDRRKSPPRLTHFVERVKAVSGSLFFLIAWTMLQLTPAPAQNVATTTQAEPPSGALAGLAGISEVKPGMSTKELIELARQLAQSHRWDDAEKILTEVIRQEPRNLSAYQSAAQMYEIRASVVRADASLPDAAEKSNTLIDQAVKTYTEYAGPLALEMGDVATAEEIYRTVLRYERHRYNPRALLGIARVLRAKGSPEAIDRYKTYVNPRICMDGAKDPQAHLELGRLLYERRYLNQAVSTLETARSLDPENPEILLELARAYQETAFRPKALSVAQEAVKKSPGNPAYRSVHAQILLAQSGVQQKGNAMSDEERRMFNAARAEIEEAVRLARTGLQDAPADMTRLGVLSGCLQVQQQILSIAAAINPGDVRLVVDLARCRQEQSATQHALQLHGALNDLLRAPPAARGDASYLETLADLQFRVHLVTDAELTCKELLTLDPNNAVAKQILEKVAGSSGISPPGPGAAPSK